The following are encoded together in the Ovis canadensis isolate MfBH-ARS-UI-01 breed Bighorn chromosome 2, ARS-UI_OviCan_v2, whole genome shotgun sequence genome:
- the CDC26 gene encoding anaphase-promoting complex subunit CDC26 encodes MLRRKPTRLELKLDDIEEFESIRKDLETRKKQKEDVDIVGGSDGEGAIGLSGDPKSREQMINDRIGYKPQPKPNNRSSQFGNFEF; translated from the exons ATGCTGCGACGAAAACCAACCCGCCTGGAGCTGAAACTTGATGATATTGAGGAGTTTGAGAGCATTCGAAAGGACCTGGAG ACACgtaagaaacaaaaggaagatgTGGACATTGTAGGAGGCAGTGATGGAGAAGGTGCCATTGGACTCAGCGGTGATCCCAAGAGCCGGGAACAAATGATTAATGATCGAATTGGTTATAAACCCCAACCAAAGCCCAACAATCGTTCATCTCAATTTGGAAATTTTGAGTTTTAG